The Oscillatoria salina IIICB1 nucleotide sequence TGAATGCAAACTGGATTTGGCATGGTGTTGGTTCTCAAAAAGCGGTTGCTCAAGTTCGTACCATGAATGTGAAAGGTAAGCAAATTAGAGTCGCTTTTGCTAGTTTATACATGGGCGGCGCTTGTAACAATATTACCTGTATTAGTGATAAAAATGCGGTGCTGCGATCGCTCCGGGATGCTAATGCCGATCTTCGTATTCTCTCTATCCACAGTTGGAATAACGCGACTCAACAACAGTTAGTGAACGCGGGAATTGAATTTATCCGTAGCTATAACGGTGATGTTGTTTTTGGACACGGACCTCATGTTTGGGCGCCAGTACGCATCGTTCAATCTAATTCTGGCAAAAAAGGCGTAATGTTTGAAAGTTTGGGTAACTTTATTCATCCTAATCTCGCCGCGAAACGTAAAGATATGATTGGGCGAGCATTATTTGATTTGGAAACTTTGCAACTACGTCAAGTACAAGGCATTCCTGTTAATGTTAACGCCGCAGTAGCTAAGTTTGACGGCGCACCTAATCCAGCTTCAATTCCTGCAAATAATTTTAGTTGGTCAGCTATCAACGACCCCAGTTGGCAAAGCGGAACCAGTCCTAGTGTCCGTGGAGTTTATACCAACGTCAAGTAATAATCTTAGGTGGGTATTTCCCCACCTATTTACTATCTCATTATCAAAGTATTAATTGATAATAAATACCCATATTTTTGCTAAATTTAATTACTTTTTTGAGTTAATTTTCGG carries:
- a CDS encoding CapA family protein; translation: MKKTNLFWATILCLGALAGVSTTTMLGQFFKDSQVTAQTLPNQEKQTNLAENLKPIPLDNEQATEFLDVRGVGDAGMALTYKQPLSLNQTLPQGGFANFGQRLDALDPTGKSYRGDLSFINWETAVGTRCNSFRGRPSRSSYAFVSHPDNLREAYLRGFNLIGLANNHSWDCNSGENGLYSSVMTAQHMTRLSQEMNANWIWHGVGSQKAVAQVRTMNVKGKQIRVAFASLYMGGACNNITCISDKNAVLRSLRDANADLRILSIHSWNNATQQQLVNAGIEFIRSYNGDVVFGHGPHVWAPVRIVQSNSGKKGVMFESLGNFIHPNLAAKRKDMIGRALFDLETLQLRQVQGIPVNVNAAVAKFDGAPNPASIPANNFSWSAINDPSWQSGTSPSVRGVYTNVK